A stretch of Xenopus laevis strain J_2021 chromosome 8S, Xenopus_laevis_v10.1, whole genome shotgun sequence DNA encodes these proteins:
- the spry3.S gene encoding protein sprouty homolog 3 yields the protein MDISTGDIQQVLSIDQIRSIRANNDYVERPTVSFTQTWSNPSLSQHSAKQEWPHDHLVTYNHQDIRRSQSHQHQSQHVYHDLSHSSTISSVSRSTTASDQRLLAGITPSNSGHSFMRTQPKDGDMKQDEFIKGIMDKTDIYGHDSICEECGHCKCDECTKVRNLPSCWVCNNRCICSAENAIDYGTCLCCIKGLFYHCSSDDEDNCADDPCSCSQGSCCARWAAMSLLSFFMPCLCCYLPAKGCLKLCQKAYDRVKRPGCRCENHTNTVCRKISSSSGTPFPRPFDKPV from the coding sequence ATGGATATTTCAACTGGAGATATCCAACAGGTCCTTTCCATTGACCAAATACGTTCCATCAGAGCCAACAATGATTATGTGGAGAGACCTACGGTTTCATTTACACAAACTTGGTCCAACCCTTCTCTTTCACAGCACAGTGCAAAACAAGAGTGGCCTCATGATCATTTGGTTACTTACAATCATCAGGATATACGCCGCAGCCAAAGTCATCAACATCAATCACAACATGTTTATCATGATCTAAGCCATTCcagtacaataagttcagtttcTAGAAGCACGACTGCTTCAGATCAACGACTTTTAGCTGGAATCACCCCATCTAATTCTGGTCACTCATTTATGAGGACACAGCCAAAAGATGGTGACATGAAGCAAgatgaatttattaaaggaataatGGATAAGACTGACATATATGGCCATGACTCTATCTGTGAAGAATGCGGGCATTGCAAATGTGATGAATGTACAAAAGTTCGAAATCTGCCTTCCTGCTGGGTTTGTAATAATAGGTGCATATGTTCTGCAGAAAATGCTATTGATTATGGGACTTGCCTTTGTTGCATTAAAGGCCTATTCTACCATTGCTCTAGTGATGATGAGGATAACTGTGCTGACGACCCCTGTTCCTGTAGTCAGGGATCCTGCTGTGCCCGTTGGGCAGCCATGAGCCTCCTTTCATTCTTCATGCCCTGTCTATGCTGCTATCTTCCTGCCAAGGGTTGCCTGAAGTTATGTCAGAAGGCTTATGATAGGGTAAAAAGACCTGGCTGTCGATGTGAGAATCATACTAACACTGTCTGCAGAAAAATATCCTCATCAAGTGGCACACCATTCCCAAGGCCCTTTGATAAGCCTGTATGA